A DNA window from Theobroma cacao cultivar B97-61/B2 chromosome 5, Criollo_cocoa_genome_V2, whole genome shotgun sequence contains the following coding sequences:
- the LOC18598308 gene encoding cold-inducible RNA-binding protein isoform X2: protein MAALRRLITGNPKHSSLIPPTLLIFRRGIASKLFVGGLSFYTTEKGLLDAFSQYGQVMEDEAEKAITQMDGRALNGRVIFVDYAKPTSNLGGSPIARGPPDPITKN, encoded by the exons ATGGCGGCACTCAGAAGACTTATTACTGGAAACCCAAAACACTCTTCCCTTATTCCTCCTACCCTTCTTATTTTCCGTAGAGGTATCGCCTCTAAGCTCTTCGTTGGAG GTCTATCATTTTACACCACAGAGAAAGGATTATTAGATGCATTTTCCCAGTATGGTCAAGTTATGGAAG ATGAAGCTGAGAAAGCAATAACTCAGATGGACGGAAGG GCTCTGAATGGACGTGTTATTTTTGTTGACTATGCGAAACCCACATCTAATTTGGGTGGTTCACCTATAGCCAGGGGACCTCCTGATCCAATAACCAAAAACTGA
- the LOC18598307 gene encoding mRNA-decapping enzyme-like protein — translation MSQTGKLMPNLDQQSTKMLNLTVLQRIDPFIEEILITAAHVTFYEFNIDSNQWSRKDVEGSLFVVKRNTQPRFQFIVMNRRNTDNLVENLLGDFEYEVQVPYLLYRNAAQEVNGIWFYNPRECEDVANLFSRILNAYSKVPAKPKVSSSKSEFEELEAVPSMSVIEGPLEPPATTSPATDAPEDSSFVNFFSAAMNLGTNAPNGANSIQPYHSISTTPLSSHVPPAVSTPASAPSVSSLTLSAPPSLDSLSSSNRVTNLVKPSAFFAPPPSSSSSSLIMPPLSSSMPTASALHPPLNLQRPYGTPMLQPFPPPTPPASLTPGVPPTLHDGPLISRDKVRDALLMLVQDDQFIDMFYQALQKVHHS, via the exons ATGTCTCAGACTGGAAAGTTGATGCCGAATCTCGATCAACAGAGCACGAAGATGCTGAATCTCACTGTTCTCCAACGAATCGATCCTTTCATCGAAGAGATTTTGATTACTGCCGCTCACGTCACCTTCTACGAATTCAACATCGATAGCAATCAATGG agTCGAAAAGATGTTGAAGGATCTCTCTTTGTTGTTAAGAG GAATACGCAACCTCGGTTCCAGTTCATTGTAATGAATCGGCGTAACACAG ATAATTTGGTGGAGAATCTACTTGGAGATTTTGAATACGAGGTTCAAGTTCCGTACTTGTTGTATCGCAATGCAGCACAAGAAGTTAATGGCATTTGGTTTTACAATCCGCGTGAATGTGAGGATGTTGCAAATCTCTTTAGCAG AATACTTAATGCATATTCAAAAGTTCCTGCAAAGCCAAAAGTATCTTCAAGCAAAAG TGAATTTGAGGAGCTAGAAGCAGTTCCTAGCATGTCTGTGATAGAAGGCCCCTTGGAGCCGCCAGCAACTACCTCTCCTGCCACTGATGCTCCTGAAGATTCATCATTTGTCAACTTCTTTAGT GCTGCTATGAATCTTGgaactaatgctccaaatggtGCAAATTCAATACAGCCTTACCATTCTATCTCAACCACCCCTCTGTCTTCTCATGTACCACCTGCTGTCTCCACTCCTGCATCTGCTCCGTCAGTTTCATCCCTTACTCTTTCTGCTCCTCCTTCGCTTGATTCATTAAGTAGCAGCAACCGGGTAACCAATCTCGTTAAGCCTTCTGCATTTTTTGCACCACCCCCTTCTTCATCGTCGTCATCATTGATCATGCCGCCTCTCTCTTCATCCATGCCAACTGCTTCTGCTCTTCATCCACCCCTCAATCTGCAACGTCCTTATGGCACTCCAATGCTTCAACCTTTTCCACCACCTACTCCACCTGCATCTCTGACTCCTGGTGTGCCACCTACTTTGCATGATGGACCTCTTATTAGCAGGGATAAAGTTCGTGATGCACTACTAATGCTTGTTCAG GATGATCAATTCATTGACATGTTCTACCAGGCATTGCAAAAGGTGCATCATTCTTGA
- the LOC18598308 gene encoding glycine-rich RNA-binding protein 4, mitochondrial isoform X1, whose product MAALRRLITGNPKHSSLIPPTLLIFRRGIASKLFVGGLSFYTTEKGLLDAFSQYGQVMEAKIVTDRVSGKSKGFGFVTYACEDEAEKAITQMDGRALNGRVIFVDYAKPTSNLGGSPIARGPPDPITKN is encoded by the exons ATGGCGGCACTCAGAAGACTTATTACTGGAAACCCAAAACACTCTTCCCTTATTCCTCCTACCCTTCTTATTTTCCGTAGAGGTATCGCCTCTAAGCTCTTCGTTGGAG GTCTATCATTTTACACCACAGAGAAAGGATTATTAGATGCATTTTCCCAGTATGGTCAAGTTATGGAAG CCAAAATTGTAACCGATAGAGTTTCGGGTAAATCTAAAGGTTTTGGATTTGTTACTTATGCATGTGAAGATGAAGCTGAGAAAGCAATAACTCAGATGGACGGAAGG GCTCTGAATGGACGTGTTATTTTTGTTGACTATGCGAAACCCACATCTAATTTGGGTGGTTCACCTATAGCCAGGGGACCTCCTGATCCAATAACCAAAAACTGA
- the LOC18598306 gene encoding casparian strip membrane protein 1 gives MKSGDHAAIDVPESSAVAKGKAPLIATPREQKSGFKKGLGIFDFLLRLGAIIAALAAAATMGTSDETLPFFTQFFQFEASYDDLPTFMFFVIAMALIGGYLVLSLPFSIVTIVRPHAVAPRLLLFILDIVALTLTTAAGAAAAAIVYLAHNGNPNTNWLAICQQFGDFCQEVSGAVVASFVTVVVLMSLVLLSGVALKKH, from the exons atgaagagcGGTGATCACGCAGCCATTGATGTCCCAGAGTCCAGCGCAGTTGCAAAAGGTAAAGCACCTCTAATTGCTACTCCCAGGGAGCAAAAGAGCGGATTCAAGAAGGGATTGGGAATTTTCGACTTCCTTTTGAGACTAGGAGCCATAATTGCAGCTCTTGCTGCTGCTGCCACCATGGGAACCAGTGATGAGACGCTCCCTTTCTTCACTCAATTCTTCCAGTTCGAAGCTAGCTATGATGATCTGCCCACATTTAT GTTTTTTGTCATCGCAATGGCACTAATTGGCGGCTATCTCGTCCTTTCCCTCCCTTTCTCCATAGTCACCATCGTCCGCCCTCATGCAGTTGCACCAAGACTCCTCCTATTCATTTTGGACATC GTGGCATTAACTCTGACCACGGCCGCCGGGGCCGCCGCAGCTGCCATAGTGTACTTGGCTCACAATGGGAATCCTAACACAAACTGGCTAGCCATCTGCCAACAATTTGGAGACTTTTGCCAGGAAGTGAGCGGAGCTGTGGTGGCGTCTTTCGTGACTGTTGTGGTCTTGATGTCGTTGGTTCTACTGTCTGGTGTTGCTCTGAAAAAGCACTAA